The stretch of DNA agtcgatttgaaaagctcactagagcttgtgttatgtagtttattgaatatcgactctaaataaaactttgaattgaattgaattgaattgaaaaagagaaacattaaagtcgaaaataaactgacaacgccatggcttgaaaagaaagaaaaaaatcgtaattttcgAAAGCAACGTCATTGACGATAAACTATGACATCATCGTTGTCCTACTTCACTCGACtgagaaaaacaaatttgaagaaGAAATGCAATAAAGACTCATTATGTAAATCAAAGATAAGTTATGTGGCTTCTATGGTCCTCAGTAAGAATATGTTTCCAACCCAGAACTACTGTTAGACAGTCTAATGAAGTAGAAAATCGACATGATGAACAATTAGGAAGATACAAGTAAGCCAAAATGTGAATTGTGGAATTAATTGTGAATTGTGGAATAACTTTATATGAAAATCAATTAAGATATGTTAAGTACATTGTTTCCAGTCCGAGGCCAATCATTGGCCTAGTATCCATGTATAGATATTTGAATGGCTCtcatatcaaatgacaaaaccataACACATGATctaattgttatttttattttatagtaaattgtaaaatatttcacCATATTAACAGTTGAGAATTATATTTActagatttataaaaaattaaaaaaatactttccTATTGATAGTGAAGTGAGGTATTAGTAATTGAAATGTTATCACATAAACGTTATTAGAAATACTGTCAACAATAAATCAAGCACATTCGTTTTTTCACCTATTAATCAAAATTGATTAAATGTTCTAGTAATAAggtttgttgtatatcaaataaattgATTATGAATACGAATAACCTACAAACAACGATGATCGCAGGCCTGGGTTCAAATGACTAGCATTTCGAAGCACGTGATTTCACTTATGAATTTCACGCCCATAACTGTctgtatttttatcaattttgaaacaTATGTACAACTTCTAACTAGAATCTATGACACGTGATGATTTCAACATACAAACTTTCAACTTTACATTTATCAACTGTAGCTTGCCCTCTGTtttaacagttatcaaaggtaccaggattataaacgAGAAGGAGAAGATACCAAGGAACAttcataaatcttaaacaaacagACAAcccgttaaataaacagacaaaaagcaaacaaacaataaacaaacaaacaaaaaaaacaaacaaacaaaaaaaccaaacaaacaaaaaaataaagacttgGCTGTGCAACACGAGCACCACCAAAAACTGTTAATgatcatgttgctcagtctttagtcaACCAAATTTGGAAAAACGTTTTTGGTTCTAaatgcacttcaactttgtacttaacttaagaaaagaagatggggtatgattgccaatgagacaactctcttcaatttcttaaagagacaaaatgacacagaaattaacaactataggtcaccgtacggctttcgacaatgagcaaagcccatatcgcatagtcagctataaaaggccccaaagtgacaatgtaaaacaattcaaacaagaaaactaacggcttcatttatgtacaaaaaattaacaaaacacaaatatgtaacacataaacaaacggcaaccacttaattacagacacctacatagagaatgtggtggAGTCAAACATgctagcgggattccaacccatAACTTgccctcttttaattgttttattcgagcctgactgatgagtcttttgtataggAAACACACGTCCATTTAATACGTTATGCTTATGTATTTTAACACTATTTTGACGTCATTCTCAGAGATGTGCTCCTTATACATTCAAAAAATGTTAACGGTAAACATCACGGATAGGCATGATAGGTGGACCGATGCTATGTGTCGGTGTCTCAACATGTTTTCGCGGTCTTAaatctttttgttttactttatacgGATTGTTTCGCTTTTCCTATTGCGACATTATGCCCGAGTCGTCATCTGATGCATGCATTGCGAGAGATGCTAAACTACTTGTCGTTTTACATTTACAACCAAATAGACATTGCTCTGTTGTATTCTAAAGGTTTATCACTCAAAACATGCcaactaaaacaaaataaacattgaaCTTCGATGTCGAAACCAATGAAGGGAGAAAAAGGTGCACCAAAATGATTAATCTTTTATTGTTATAttcttttgtttaattgttacaTTACTATAAATAAGTATGCACTTGTAGAGAATTCTCTTCacggctatgtttttttttctaatcgtCTAATTGTGAACCACGAGGGGAATAATGAACTTAACATTATGTTAAAGCAACAATATAACTCCAATCAATTCTTgtgttatatttttgtaaatgttgtgattggtaaaaacaaaaatattcgtTGACACTAGAAATTCAGGCAGTGAcgtaaatttattttcattttggggtacaaataataaaattcatCTTATTCCTACATAGGTTGGGAAACGTTGAATTTTGAGATAAATACTAGTACAAGTATAAATTGCATTTGTCCTCGGTTCGAAAAATATGTTGCATTTGTTCGAATCGTTCTATTGTTATGCATCTGACAACCAAACGATCCGTTATTTTAATCAACCTCgtaacaagaaaagaaaactaaaactttCAGTACTTCAGGCATATGCAGCGTGGTTACGTTTATCGTCACACGAAATCACATGTAATTGATCAATTTTGTTCTTACATACGTTATTAATTAACAGGACATTCCAGATTTTTATCAAGACTATATCATAATTCAATAATTCATTTGTGACGATGAATTAACAATTTATTTCCGGTGTCATATTGCAGGGTATTTCATTTCATTCCTCATTGTGACATAAAATGGCATGTTAAATACTGCCATTTGCTTTGTATTTCAATGTATGTATGATAAATCTATTATCGCAGTTTTTGTTGAAATATCTGAACTTTCTTTTATCTGAtattaagaattttcaaaagaGTCTTCTTAGCTTCCATCGTAGGACATTCGGATTAAATCATATAGCAAGGTCTTCAAACTCAGCGTTTAACATTTGGTAGCATTGAATTTCCTCTTATTTTCGTCATTTGCTTTGTATTTCAATGTATGTATAATAAATCTATAATCGCATTTTTGTTAAAACATCTGAACTTTCATTTATATGATATCAAGCATTTTCAAAAGAAACTTCTTAGCTTCAATCGTAGGACATTCAGATGAGTTCATTTAACAGGGTCTTCAATATCAACGTTTAACATTTAGTAGCATTGAATTTgctctttaaaaatattttcgcaTTTGCGGGACGTTTAGtttaaatttcttcttttactcCGTCAACAAAACATTTCGCAGATATATCAATAACATATCATAACATATGAAAcatgttcttttaatttttgGCAATAAACGTGAGAGACCAAATTAATTACATCTTACTTTATCATATACAAATATCGTTTCATATTAACTGCAAATGTTTATACAAGAGTGCTTATAAACGTGATGTTCAACATTATCTTGGACAGATCTCTGCCACAAAATTTCCAAATACGTTCAGTTCATATAAAACAGAGAATGTTATCACAATTACATAGGCAGATAAACAAACGATCCCAAAAGGTTTACTTAACGTCCATTTGGTGAAGAACATGGCCAGCAATAAAAACACGACTGTTGATAATAGAGTTATAGATGAGTAGATTAGTCCTTCACTGCTTATTTTGACGTAGTCACCGTGATTGACTGCCGCTGTCTCAATCAGCCAAGGAAGACCAAGGCAAACCAATATATCAAACACATTACTTCCGATAGAGTTTGCAACTGCCATATCACCAaatcctataaaaaaaaaccaaaaactgcaattaAGAGATAAAGAGCAATTGCTTTAAAATAAGGCCCCAGTGGTTACCAGATGCTGAAATCTCAAAAATTCaatagaataaaaagaaaaatcaacataaaaagaaaaattataaaaatactgaactccgaggataatTCAACGAAACGTTTTTAATCAAATggcatatgtttttattttattttttatttttttgtcaacaaaCAAATACCAAGGGAATCACATGAACTTCAAAGGAGCGATTCAAATGTGTACTCATCTCCTGCCACGCATACATGACACGCCTTGCAAATCCACAATCAGTCAAAACGCCTAAATCAGGTATATAACATAAATTACATATTAAACGACTATTCTGAGATCTAAGAATGTGCCCCCAGTACACGGGTGCTCCATccgcactatccttttctatgtttactgaaccgtgaaaataggataaaatctctaattaaaattagaaagatcatataatagggaatatgtttactaagtttcaagtcgattggacttcaacttcatcaaaaactacctcgaccaaaaactttaacctgaagctggacgaacggacggacgaacgaagtgacggacgcacagatcagaaaacataatgcccataaatggggcatgaaACCAATTCGTTATGGTGATTGCTAAACTTGTGTAGTGTCAATTTCAGTCGTGTATTCTCATAACTCTGTTTGGAGATGTTTTATCTATGGCATGAGCATATATGTAAACGCCATACAATGGGAAGAGAGTATTGTTATTGCTAAAATTGAGGTCGACATTTGGATAGTTGAAATCATCACATTtgtcatatatattttgtaatagtTGTGCAATAAGATCaaactaatttatttattttcattcttttaacatttaaaattgcacATATCATATCATGACAGATATAGTAACCTATAGACCTTTTGGGAGATAAACCAGAAttgacatcaatatcattcttataTTACGTCAACAGGAAACTGGTAGAAGTGGGCAAACTTGTGTCGTCACCAAACACCCCAGATCTGTATATAAGCCTGGTATCCTTGATGAGTTTCTATAACGttttacatatttcatttgaaatagGAAGTACGTTTATAATCTGAAACCAGTGATCATAATATCAGATTTTAAAGGCCCAGATAAGTCGACGATGTATAGTCAAGCGTTTAGAAAATGTgaatgcaggggcggatccagtcattttaaaaagggggcggggggttcccaacccagagtaaatgggggttccagctatatgctcccattcaaatgcattgatcggcaaaaaagggggttccaacccccggaacccccctccccccctggatccgccaatggaatgccaataaaactaaaataaatttcTTGAAGATAAAAATAGTTTAGCCTACACTTGTACTTTGTAAACCCCAATCAAAGCGATGGTTTTCAAGTACATGAACTAACTATGGCCTGTTCTACCTTATCTGCGCTGAGTTCATTACAGTAAACGCTTACATTTaggtgttgacatggatatcaaaGATATGGTCAGTTATACACCGCTGAAACGATatcactgctgatggacgtttcttCCCAAGGGAGTTCACccgcccagtagtcagcacttcggtgttgaaaagaatatcaattttatggtagtttttataaattaactgtttgcaccagtatgaattattcgaaatactaagaattttcttatccgaGGCATccataaccttagctgtatttggcacacctatttggaattttgggtcctcaatgctcttcaactatttacttgtttgactttcttattattttgacataagcctcactgatgagtctaatgtagactaAACTAGCGTATTGCGTATCAAATAATacccctggtacctttgataactatttacgccactgggtcgataccactgctagTGGACATTTCGTATCcaatggtatcaccagccaagtagtcagcacttcggtgttgacacaaatattaattatattatatacttGTTCGACTttctattttgatctgatcgttactgattagtcttatggaggcaaaacgcgcgtcaggcgtttGATAACTAATTACCATGAAAATTCAACCagggttacttttttttttggggggggggggggttcatgCAATTCCTTCAGATTATTTTACTTGATAATCAGCTTGATATTAGAGCAGTTTTAGCTTTTTCATATctctgtttttaaatatttacaagcCCAACCCACCATTCATACAAAGAACGGCTACTAGTAAATCGATTTCTTCAATTTCAGCTTACCGTCTCTTGATACAAACAAGCTGGCCAAACAGTCGGGGACACTTGTTCCTGCCGCTAAGATTGTTAACCCCATAACGGTATCTGCAATGCCTAAGGAATCTCctataaataataataacatagtGAAATAATGAAGCATATGAGAGGACTAGAAAAAAACCTTCCTTTTCTCCCATTACACCATCAGTAACTAGGACATCACACATTATGGTATGATATCGTAAATAACAAATGTACCTGCAATTTTTATAGCTTGTATGCATCACGTGTTTCACAATCTCACATATTGATACAAATGTATTAAggtttttatgtttcttttgaCACATATCTtattttgcgtttttttttttcttcctggTGGTCACTATAACATGAACTCAATGAAGTCCTTTGGcgttattttttcttaaaaatattaagCAAACTTAGCTGTGCGGAGGTAATAGAATATCGTGTGATCGGTCTTGTGAGCGTTACCATAGGTACAattcttttcatatttcttttatgAAATTTACATTAAAGGTCTATTATACCAGCCTTTAAGAAAGGAACTCAATGATCGGCGTAGCTTAGCTATTTAAAGGAGTAATGCTCCTTGGAAATGAATTGTTAGCACTATCATGCCTGCATTACTTTTAGAATGTGTTTTCgtgtaaaatattaattttgttgattatcTAATACATTTTCAAGATTACCTGCTATTGTAATCATCCAAACCATTACATATGAGAAACCTGCAATCCACACTACTGACATGATAAAAGTCAGAGGGTACATCTTCCTCCATCGCCCTGGTAGCCTGCAGTCTGGTATACTTATATATAATATTGCCTTTACGGGTAGCATGGTTACCCAGAGGATACGAGCAGGGAAAGATATCGGTATCAGCCATGGTGATTCATATTCTTTACCTTCAAGAATTTcacaatttattataaaatgagaaaaaaaacagatGTAGTGTGAATGTTAACAGaactaaatttcattaatatGTGTTGTGTTTTCTTGTTTACATCAAATATAGTGTTACTGACTAAAACAGCAACATTATCACAAGGCCGTTGTAGACAAAGTTGATAAAATTTGGTTGGATACTTATCAATTATATGTAAGGGGTCAGGAAACACCTCTTGTTGGGATGATGTTTAGAAAATAAAAGCTAATGATTACACTTAAACGTGAATCACGATTCTTTTTTTCTTGCTTGAACTGATTCATATTGTGTCATGTCAGGATATTCTAAAATTGTCTACGGTATGGGGTTTTACTAAGTTGTTCAGTTTGTATAAATTTATAGCATTTGGACGTTAATAGATAGTTGACACCCCATCTCcttatttgatttgatatatcTATATCATGAGATCAATATAGTCCAGTGTAACATGCATAAGTATTTATTATCGTAATATCATGTGATACGTTCAACTCTTTCGCTGAAAGAACGATTATTTATTTTGTCTAGATTTTTTTACAACATCAAAAAGGACATTGTTTTAGTTACAATATGTCAAAAATTAATCGCGAGAAGGTAAAGATTTTTAAGACACTGTTACACTGCAAAATAAACAGTGTAATTCAAAAATGTAGTAGAATATTAAACCGTATAGtgggttattttcgcggatagaccaaaatcacaaaaataaattccgctaatttaaaaatgtacatgcaaaggttttgataaaagtttaataaaaaaaaaaataaccgccAAGACTTACTATCTTTATGTCCTTCGTGGGGAACACTCTCGTGTGTTCCTGTAAAGGATGTTTCTACCTCATCGTTTTTGCCGTCTTCCACATCTTTGACGGAATCTTTAGAAGTATTATACACACCATTGCCTATCTTTTGTGAACCTGTCAAGGACTGAGTTTCATTTTGTGATGGAGGATCTTCTGGAATATGTCGGAGTTTTCGATAAAGTCTTTCAAAATACTCTTCGAGATCTTTATTCCAGTACATTATAAGAATGTAGCCAAGatacaataaaaacataatcaaggCTTCATACCTGTAAATTAAAGATTGAGAGACGTTCAATTATGAGTTGTGCGTGTCTTTTAGTAagactttcatttctatgtaaaCTTTGATTAAGTGGTAGTGTGAAAACCTTCTAATCATTCATAAGAAATACTTTCTACATTATCGCTTTATATGTCGCAGGCAAATTACTTTGTCACTTCGGAAAAGTTCCACAAGCATgtattgtaaaagttaacaaatattgtaaatcttgtctttttttccatttaaaaaaaatattgaaaaaactgATTCCATAGCTATTATttagttgtctttttttttcaaaaactctTTCTATAGATACGCTTTTATTTccatgtcaataaaaaaaaacgtaaaatgaTCGACTAACTGATTGCCAAATTTGGCAGTTAAATTTGTGTCAGCAAAATTAATAACAGTcgccaaaaatcaaaaaaaaggGATCTCGCAGCGCAAAAGGTGGTAAAATGTGATAACCTTAGGgttcaatttatatttatcagtcttaAATTATGTGGCTCAAAAGAAGATATTTTCAGTTCATGGTGGTGTCTGTAACATTTTAGAATGGTTGACTTCTACTAGACTTCTTTATACCCTTAGTATGATATCGTCCTTGGTATGATATCTTACACAAAATCCAAGATCAGGAATATCACATCAACTATGAAATTCAAACTCCATATGCGGGTGCTGATGGAATAATTTTACATAGAAACGATAAGTTCaaaattaaaagtgaaataatctGTATTGTCGTTAAAAAAACGACCTCCATTGCCAATATGTTGATGTATGTCAAAACATGAAGCAGacataactgtatctgttgtatttttaatttcaaatcaatGATATTTATACGAACGACATAAACACCAGTTTTGAATTATTAGTGAGAGAGCATCATCTATAAAGCGGAATGCTAGCTTCCAAATTAATTCTTCCAAAAGAAGTTCCTGTATGTGTTTTCTATGAATAAATGAATATGTTGATAACAAGAGGGGTACAGTTGGCGTTCAAATCTTAGAGTGTTACCGATAattgtaaatccagaaaagcgcttcggacgcatgacaAGTATGACGTGCTGTTTTATTTTTTCGTATAGTTTTGTAAGACAGAAGTAAtaaaacagatatatattttacCAGTATATTTACGGTTTCGATACATCTAATTGGCATGGTTTTGATAAGTAACATTCAATGATACATGAATATATACTTTCTGCGTACTTAATCATTTTTCAGTTCATTTTTGTAAGTAAATATTAGATTTTCcaaaaaaacttaatattgatatgtttgaaaatttaacctTTAATTAAATAAACTTACCAGTGCACTTTGCCATTTTGTATGACAATCACTAGAGTAGCTACAGCAAGGATATAATATACACAGTCTCTTAACATTGGCCACCATGTTAGATTAACTACCTTCAAATATACCAAATTATGAGATTTGTGCAATCTACAGTTCAATCTACAGTTTGAATTCCAGATTTATAAAAGTAGTATCGAATTGCTGTGTATGTACGAACGCTTAACTCAACCAAAAGCTTGAACTTTATTCgacttaatagttttttttattgatggtCTTGAAGGAAAgaaatcaaaatatgttttgactagccgtggtgtagtggttagtgcatcggactccTAACACaatggttcctggttcgattcccgtcagggatgaaaatttcagggactgaaatTTCGGCTCTCcattgacaccatttgcgagtatggtcttgaagaaacgatgatagtctgtcAGTAGGGGACAATAAAAGGCTGACCcttgttaagagagagccatatctctttcACGTTAaatacacccttgtagatttcgagaaagcaggctaatgccgctacaaggcagcaccagcaaagtggaaagggattaaaataagttgcaaaactcgtttcccaatccactttaactaaatatatttgaactaaacttaaaatattaaaaaaaaatctcaaaacatggtaggattttttatttttctttcatctaAAAGAGCGTTGGTAACGTAATATTGATATATCCGATTGTCAGGAACTGTCGTTAGACTATTTGAAAAATGGCAAAAAGCTTTGTCATCTGAGTCTTTATAAAATGATGTAGAGGCCTATCATTTAACTTCCGGATAATATGAGCTCCGTATCTAAACAATACTTTTATGGTAAAAAGCATTTCAATCTATCGATGAACTTACCATTCCAGAGAATAAAGCACAAACTCCAACAATGAACAGAATGTTAAAGACTGCCGATCCAACAATTGTACCTACTCCTACGTCGCTCTTTGAAATAAATACCCCTACAAGGAATAAGCTATATTATTGGACATCAGTTTAAGCTCAAACATTCCGGTTATTCTCACTTCATTTCTTGACTTAActctcaaaaatataaaaaataaaaagataaacgaCCAACATCATTTTCTACTTAGTATAAATTATTACAAGTCGTTTCAggtttatataattatttgtttttttttgttttttttaatttcttatttgtAAGCAAGTTTGACCtgatctaaaatttaaaaaaaacaatctcTAATCTATTTCACTGAATAAAGCATTATTGAATAAATACTGGAAAAGAGTCCTTGAAACGATCTTTCAATTTGTGTCCTGCATTACCAGTCCAAATATTTCACTTCAAAATGAAAAGATGTTGGTAAAAAATAATCAGAGGGCCACCGACTTCatatttgttattgttgttgttgatttaacaattatatatatgttgTCGCAGACACAACTGTCGAAAGAATGTCCTGTGAATGTTTTTACAGCGTGACACCTTTTCGCTTGATAGTATTTTTAAACATTTGGTGTAATTTGAATTAAGAACTCAACAATGATGGTtgtaactattaaaaaaaaatctaagtaggTGACTCTATAGtcattatttatctttaaaacaGACATTTTGTTACCAACCTTtttgtatgtaaaaataaattatatctatttaggaaaATCCCATATCATTACAGAACAAAACCTTAAACTATTTATTTCAGTTAGAATACCACGTTTCCAAGTTAAGCCAGAGTTTCGGTGCCTCCATTGTATCCGATATCATCACAATGTCAtagaggggttcgtgttgttcagtcttcagtttcctatgtagtgttttgtgtactgGTCTTCTATACGTTTTTCAGATTAGTTAGTTTTTTGCCATGATGCGTTAGTTTCTcgtcaatttatgagtttgaaggTCCCATATTCATCGTCCAACTTTTTTTGTATGGTAtatcaaatcaaacaaaacagAGCATCGGTTACTTTCTTACCTGAATCTTAAAATTGTGCGTAAGTTTAAGGTAGTAAACCTGATTTTGAATTATGATTAATCATATTACCTATCAGCGCTGTGAAAAATTCTGGTGCGGAACTTCCTGCGGCCATAAAAGTGGCACCAGCCACATCCTCTTTCagttttaattctaaaaatggataataaattatttaataatttgatatgTAATAAATTAAAGGAAACAGTAGTGTATTGTTTATTTCGAGTTAAATATACTCAGCAGAATATCTTTGTGTTTATGAATATAAATCTTGTTTGTACTCGACTCAAAAAAGGATGTATTCATGTTATTTGATTCATACAAAAACAATGAGTCGGAAGTACATGATAATTATAGATtttcgcttgagctggtacagcgaaagtgagaaaagcaatcgagttgagatgaccaatgataatctgtttatcgctattttacctatgacgacgttgtcaatttcatgtcaatttcgttagcaacgccacgtggtctccttagtttctagcgataatttttccatctcaagcgagaagcatgatatgaaaattatcaaaaaaaaaagatcaaaagaaaaatgcacaaaatagcgataatctgATATAATACATATCCTGTATCGATATTGGCCCATCATTTCATGCAAACCATATATCATGTATCATATGTCATAACATATATCAGAACCAAACAGAGGACGTATTCCAGTTATGGCTTGAAAATATATACAAGGTTGAATGgttcttataaaaaaagaaattccaaaaatatatcctATATGTGCATAGTGCATTAATCGACTTTGGTAAGACTACCAATGACATTGAATGTGTTAACATTAAATATACAGATGACTGCATTAGTGAAACTTACT from Mytilus galloprovincialis chromosome 2, xbMytGall1.hap1.1, whole genome shotgun sequence encodes:
- the LOC143064762 gene encoding sodium/potassium/calcium exchanger 5-like, encoding MKRYHCKRNGRYLKLGILVILYTLVVLGTLVYRASGSQHHTHQRHKRDLSEDDDNTTDCIPRSVDNFPGNFFTLEQTQDGGVFLHIFIALYLFGALAIVCDDYFVASLEVICDELKLKEDVAGATFMAAGSSAPEFFTALIGVFISKSDVGVGTIVGSAVFNILFIVGVCALFSGMVVNLTWWPMLRDCVYYILAVATLVIVIQNGKVHWYEALIMFLLYLGYILIMYWNKDLEEYFERLYRKLRHIPEDPPSQNETQSLTGSQKIGNGVYNTSKDSVKDVEDGKNDEVETSFTGTHESVPHEGHKDSKEYESPWLIPISFPARILWVTMLPVKAILYISIPDCRLPGRWRKMYPLTFIMSVVWIAGFSYVMVWMITIAGDSLGIADTVMGLTILAAGTSVPDCLASLFVSRDGFGDMAVANSIGSNVFDILVCLGLPWLIETAAVNHGDYVKISSEGLIYSSITLLSTVVFLLLAMFFTKWTLSKPFGIVCLSAYVIVITFSVLYELNVFGNFVAEICPR